A single Candidatus Bathyanammoxibius amoris DNA region contains:
- a CDS encoding ABC transporter ATP-binding protein, with the protein MLVLKGVSKRFKGVPIVSKITFSIEEGETLALLGPTGCGKTTTLRMIAGLETPDEGEIWIDGRLASTKGRNKMTPTARHLGMVFQDQALWPHMTVQANIEFGLKAVGIRRLARKKRVEDVINKLKLEKYGGTYPSSLSGGQQQLVAIGRAIAPEPRMLLMDEPLSNLDVHLREELRVEIPRLQEELKITTLYVTHDQQEAFILASKVAVMNHGRIEQIGSPEEIYSHPSTEFVARFVGDSNILEAEAVNKDLVDTPFGQLRCNTKGLTRGKVLLLFRPDSIQLGKDGKYKGRIRKRAYIGATYQYVLQYDNIKLTTFSKEWLTEGSEVHFSLGAGTVIIPRNA; encoded by the coding sequence ATGCTGGTTTTAAAGGGAGTTTCCAAGAGATTTAAAGGAGTGCCCATAGTTAGCAAAATAACCTTTAGTATTGAGGAAGGTGAAACATTGGCACTCTTGGGTCCAACAGGTTGTGGCAAGACTACCACTTTGCGGATGATAGCGGGATTGGAAACACCTGACGAAGGAGAGATTTGGATTGATGGCAGACTGGCCAGTACCAAGGGCAGAAACAAGATGACGCCGACGGCTAGACATCTAGGCATGGTGTTTCAGGACCAGGCCCTATGGCCTCATATGACGGTTCAGGCGAATATAGAGTTTGGTCTCAAGGCGGTCGGTATTCGTAGGCTTGCCAGGAAGAAAAGAGTTGAGGATGTAATCAATAAGTTAAAATTAGAAAAATATGGAGGTACCTATCCTTCCAGTCTTTCTGGTGGTCAGCAGCAGTTAGTGGCGATAGGTAGGGCTATTGCCCCTGAGCCCAGAATGCTGCTTATGGATGAGCCACTTTCTAATCTGGATGTACACCTGCGGGAAGAATTAAGGGTAGAGATACCACGATTACAGGAAGAACTAAAGATAACCACACTTTATGTTACCCATGATCAGCAAGAGGCCTTTATTCTAGCCAGTAAGGTTGCCGTGATGAACCATGGTAGGATAGAGCAGATAGGCTCTCCTGAGGAGATATATTCGCATCCCTCCACAGAATTTGTAGCAAGGTTTGTTGGAGACTCTAATATTCTCGAGGCTGAGGCCGTTAACAAGGATTTAGTAGACACACCCTTTGGTCAATTAAGGTGTAATACAAAAGGGTTAACAAGAGGCAAGGTCTTGCTCCTTTTTCGCCCCGACTCTATCCAGCTTGGCAAGGATGGAAAATATAAGGGGAGGATTCGTAAAAGGGCATATATAGGGGCTACTTATCAATATGTCCTGCAGTATGACAACATCAAGCTTACTACCTTTTCAAAGGAGTGGCTGACTGAGGGTAGTGAGGTACATTTTTCACTGGGAGCAGGAACCGTAATCATTCCTCGCAACGCATAG